One stretch of Nitratiruptor tergarcus DSM 16512 DNA includes these proteins:
- a CDS encoding AAA family ATPase, which produces MRTIIENIKNEVKKVVVGQEGMIDGLLIGLMCDGHILLEGVPGLAKTTTVNALAKTLGLQFKRVQFTPDLLPSDIIGTEIYDPAKNEFKIKHGPVFTNLLLADEINRAPAKVQSALLEVMQERQVTIGDETFMIDRPFLVMATQNPVEQEGAYNLPEAQLDRFMMKLIVGYNTKEEELEIARRVANNAFGKIETVATKDDLEKLKEEVREVHIDKEVEEYIIDLIFATREPKNYGLAEIAKYIAFGASPRASIDMFKATKALAYMRGKDHVTPLEIAYLAKDVLRHRIILSYEAEAEDIKADFIINKVLEAVPIP; this is translated from the coding sequence ATGCGAACTATTATAGAAAATATCAAAAATGAAGTTAAAAAGGTTGTTGTCGGCCAAGAGGGAATGATCGATGGGCTGCTTATTGGCCTCATGTGTGATGGGCATATCCTGCTCGAAGGTGTGCCAGGACTTGCAAAGACAACCACCGTCAATGCCCTTGCTAAGACACTTGGATTACAGTTTAAAAGGGTGCAGTTTACTCCAGATTTACTGCCAAGCGATATTATAGGTACAGAAATTTATGATCCTGCAAAAAATGAGTTTAAAATTAAGCATGGACCAGTCTTTACCAATCTTTTACTAGCTGACGAGATCAACAGAGCACCAGCTAAAGTGCAATCAGCCTTGCTTGAAGTGATGCAAGAGCGCCAAGTGACAATTGGTGATGAGACATTTATGATAGATAGGCCATTTTTAGTTATGGCTACGCAAAACCCTGTAGAGCAAGAAGGTGCTTATAACCTGCCTGAAGCACAGCTCGATCGCTTTATGATGAAGCTTATTGTTGGTTACAACACAAAAGAAGAGGAATTAGAGATTGCAAGACGCGTAGCAAACAATGCATTTGGCAAAATTGAGACAGTTGCAACAAAAGATGATCTTGAAAAACTTAAAGAGGAGGTAAGAGAGGTTCATATCGATAAAGAGGTGGAAGAGTATATAATTGATCTCATTTTTGCTACAAGAGAGCCAAAAAATTACGGTTTGGCTGAAATTGCAAAATACATTGCTTTTGGAGCAAGTCCACGTGCTAGTATTGATATGTTTAAAGCTACAAAGGCGCTAGCGTATATGCGCGGAAAAGATCATGTAACGCCACTTGAGATCGCATATTTAGCAAAGGATGTTTTGCGCCATAGAATTATTCTGAGCTATGAGGCTGAAGCAGAAGATATCAAAGCAGACTTTATCATCAACAAAGTTTTAGAGGCAGTGCCCATTCCATGA